The sequence TGGCGGTCGGCACCACCGTGGGCGACGCGTACACCAGCGCGCAGTTCCTGCCGAACCAGATCTACGAGCTGCTGCTCGGCGGCATCCTCTCCAGCGTGCTGGTCCCGCTGCTGGTCCGCCGCCGCAAGAGCGACCCGGACGGCGGCCAGGCGTTCACCCAGAAGCTGCTGACCTTCGCGGTGGTGTCGCTCGGCGTCGCGACGGTGCTGGTGGTCTCGCTGGCCTCGGCGATCACCGCGATCCAGACCGGCGGCGACAGCACCCCGGCGTACCGGGAACTGGTCACCCATTTCGCGTACCTGATCCTGCCGATCATCTTCTTCACCGGCCTGTCCGGGCTGGCCGGCGCCGTGCTCAACGTCCGCGGGCACTTCGCCGCGCCGATGTGGGCGCCGATCCTCAACAACATCGTGGTGATCGCCACCTGCGGGGTCTTCATCCTGTGCTACGGCGGGCAGAAGGAGCTGACCCCGGAGAACATCACCGGTGCGCAGGTCGCGCTGATCGGCGGCGGCACCCTGCTCGGCATCGTGGTCCAGGCGCTGGGCCTGCTCCCGGCGCTGCGCAAGGTCGGTTTCCGGTGGCGGTGGAGCTGGGACCCGCGGTCGCTGGGGCTGCGCGAGATCGGTCAGCTGGCCGGCTGGATGCTGGTCTACGCCGGGGCCAACCAGCTCGCCGTGTTCCTGGTGGTGCGGATCCTCAGCGACGTGACCGGCAGCGCGGACAGCGCGAGCATCCTGGCCTTCAACTACGTCTTCCTGCTGACCATGATGGCGCACGGCATCGTCGGCGTGTCGGTGATGACCGCGCTGCTGCCGAAGATGAGCGCGGCCGCCGCCGAGGGCCGGTTCGGCGAGGTCAGCGCGGATCTCACCCGGGGCATCAAGCTCACCTCGGCGGCGCTGGCCCCGATCGTGGTGGTCTACGCGGTGCTGAGCGCCCCGATCGCGGTCTTCCTGTTCCAGGGCGGCCGGTTCTCCAACGCCAACGCGCTGGCCACCGGCACGGTGCTGGCCGTGGCGGCGTTCGCGGTGATCCCGCTCTCGATCAGCTATCTGTGCACCTACGCGTTCTACGCGTTGCAGGGCAACAAGACCGTCGCGCTGATCAACGTGGCGGTGGTCGCGGTCCGGATCGGCGCCTACTTCACGCTCGCCGCGGTGCTCAAGGAGTCGCTGCTGGCGGCCGGCATGACCGCGGGCAACGCGATCTCGTACCTGCTCTCCGCGCTGATCTCGCTGACCGTGCTGCGCCGGCGGATCGGCCGGCTGAACCTGGGCACGGTGCTCTCCTCGCTGATCCGGGTCGCGGTGGCCGCCGGCATCGCGGCCGCCCTCGGTCTGCTGGTGCTGCGCCTGCTGCCCGGCGACGGCGAGCCGGCCGGCCGGATCGAGGCGTTGGTCCAGCTCGTGCCGACCGGCGCGGTGATCCTGATCGGTTATCTGGTGGCCGCCACCCTGCTGCGGGTGCAGGAGGTCAGTCAGGTGGTCGGCATGGTGCGCCGCAAGATCGGCCGCTGATTCTGCCCGGGGCTGCCCTGAACAGGCACACTTCCACCGGATTGCCCGGATAACTACCCGTTCGTACCAGCCCGGGGCGGTGCCGCGCCGGGGGACGACCTGCCGGACCATGGCTCAGTACGGGTATGGTCGTTGTCGGCATGTGCTCGGGAGCACCCTGTCCTGAGCACCGAGACATGCACCACCGAGGGAGGACTGGTGACCCAGGTCGGCGAAGGCCACGAAACCGCGGCCGACGAGGCCGGACCGGTCTTGACCTTCGGTGCCCCCGCCGTCGGTGAGATCCTGGCCGAGCGCTACCAGCTCGAGCAGCACGTCAACAACGACAGCGCCGGCCGGCAGGTGTGGCGCGGGATCGACGTGGTGCTGCGCCGGCCGGTCGCGGTGGTGCTCCGGCATCCGGGCGGCGACTCCGCCACCGAGATGCTGCAGGCCGCGGTCGCCGCGAGCCGGGTGATCCACCCCAATCTGGTCGGCGTCTACGACGCCATCGACGAACAGCAGCGGGCGTACGTGGTGCGCGAGTGGGTCGACGGCGAGTCGCTGCGTGACCTGCTCGGCGCGGAGGGCCCGCTGGACCCGGCCCGGGCCATCGCGATCGCGCACTCGGTCGCCGACGCCCTGACCGCCGTGCACGCCACCGGCATGGTGCACGGCAACGTGCACCCGGGCACCACCCTGATCGGCGACGACGGCCGGGTCGTGCTGGCCGACGCCCGCGCCGACGCCGCGGACAGCGTCGAGGCCGACGTCCGGGCGGTCGGCGGGATCCTGTACTTCGCGCTCACCGGCCACTGGCCGCACGCCGAGGTGGGCCGCTCCGCGCTGCCGGACGCCACCCGGGACAGCTCCGGCAACCCGGCCGCGCCGCGCCAGGTTCGGGCCGGCATCCCGGCGTACCTCGACGATCTGACCATGGACCTGCTGGACCGGCGGGTGGCCGCGCCGGCCGCCGAGGCGCTCACCGCCGAGCTGGGCCGGCTGGACGCGGCCGCCGAGGACGAGGAGTTCGAGGACGTCGGCCCGCTCCGGTTCGTGCAGGGCGGCGGCGGCTCCACCGAGCCCGCCCGCAGCACCCGCAAGATCCTGCTCGGGGTCGGCGCGCTGGTGGTCATCGCGGCGATCGGCCTGATCTTCGGCATCCGGGCGATCAACAGCTCGGGCAAGCCCGACCCGTCGGCCTCCACGGTCGCCGGCGCCGGCACCGCCGCGGAACCCGATGCCGGAGGCGACTCCACCGCCGCCCCGCAGAGCGACCCGGTCAAGATCCCGCTGACCGCCGACATGGTGCGCATCGTCGACCCGCCGCGGGGCGAGCGCAAGGACACCGGCGAGGCGAAGTACACCGTCGACGACGACTCGGACACCGCCTGGGAGATGTCGCGGTACGACTCGCCCGACTTCGGCAACCTCAAGGACGGCATGGGCGTCCTGATCCACCTGCCCGAGCCGCGCACGCTCGCCGAGGTGCGCATCGAGGTGTCCACCCCGGGCGCGGCCATCGACATCCGCACCGGCAAGACCGACCCGGGTGACACGTCGAACGGCGACAAGCAGATCGTCAAGCAGTACACGAAGCTCAGCGACACCGACACCGAGGCGATCCCGGGCAACAAGCTGACGCTCTCCGGCTTCGACCCGGACCAGAAGTACCAGTACGTGCTGGTCTTCCTCACCAAGCTGCCGAAGAACGAGGACGGCCCGGGCTACAAGGTCAACGTCAACGAGATCGAGCTGTACGGCTACTGAGCCGCGCATGACCGGCGACGAGGGGGGCGGGGAACCGCCTCTGCCCGGTAACCCGATGGGATCCCGCGGCACCGATCCGATGGCATACATTGCTGGCGTGGCTTCCCGGGACGCACCGCCCGGCGGGACCGGCCCGGGCGACACCGCGCCGAGCGACGCGGAACTGGTGCGCGCGCACGTGGCGGGTGACCCGGAGGCGTTCGGCGAGCTGGTCCGCCGGCACCGCGACCGGCTGTGGGCGGTCGCGCTGCGCACCATCGGCGACCGCGAGGAGGCCGCCGACGCGGTGCAGGACGCGCTGCTGTCCGCCCATCGCGCGGCGGCCCGGTTCCGCGGCGACTCGGCCGTCACCACCTGGCTGCACCGGATCGTGGTGAACGCGTGCCTGGACCGGATCCGGCGGCGGCAGGCGCACCCCACCGTCCCGCTGCCGGACGGCGACCGGACCGCCGGGCGCCCGGCCGCTCCGGAGCCGGCCGCGCCCGCCCCGGACCACGACACCGTGCTGCTGGTCCGCGCGGCGCTGGCCGCCCTGCCGGTCGACCAGCGGGCCGCGATCGTGCTGGTCGACGTGCAGGGGTACGGCGTGGCCGAGGCGGCCGAGATGCTCGGGATCGCCGAGGGCACGGTGAAGAGCCGGTGCGCACGCGGCCGGGCCCGGATGGCGCTGGCCCTGCATGACGTACGCGGCGCGGCGCCCGCCCCGGGTGACCCTCCGCACGACGGGAACCGGACCGGCCGCCGGAACGTCCCATCC is a genomic window of Actinoplanes teichomyceticus ATCC 31121 containing:
- a CDS encoding protein kinase family protein; this translates as MTQVGEGHETAADEAGPVLTFGAPAVGEILAERYQLEQHVNNDSAGRQVWRGIDVVLRRPVAVVLRHPGGDSATEMLQAAVAASRVIHPNLVGVYDAIDEQQRAYVVREWVDGESLRDLLGAEGPLDPARAIAIAHSVADALTAVHATGMVHGNVHPGTTLIGDDGRVVLADARADAADSVEADVRAVGGILYFALTGHWPHAEVGRSALPDATRDSSGNPAAPRQVRAGIPAYLDDLTMDLLDRRVAAPAAEALTAELGRLDAAAEDEEFEDVGPLRFVQGGGGSTEPARSTRKILLGVGALVVIAAIGLIFGIRAINSSGKPDPSASTVAGAGTAAEPDAGGDSTAAPQSDPVKIPLTADMVRIVDPPRGERKDTGEAKYTVDDDSDTAWEMSRYDSPDFGNLKDGMGVLIHLPEPRTLAEVRIEVSTPGAAIDIRTGKTDPGDTSNGDKQIVKQYTKLSDTDTEAIPGNKLTLSGFDPDQKYQYVLVFLTKLPKNEDGPGYKVNVNEIELYGY
- the murJ gene encoding murein biosynthesis integral membrane protein MurJ; translation: MNGGLYRSTHAADGNPRPEEGVTVVSVDQQSATATGDQALPPENLPPSGRDGGGSTAGQSAIMAIGSMVSRVIGFVRTALIGMAVGTTVGDAYTSAQFLPNQIYELLLGGILSSVLVPLLVRRRKSDPDGGQAFTQKLLTFAVVSLGVATVLVVSLASAITAIQTGGDSTPAYRELVTHFAYLILPIIFFTGLSGLAGAVLNVRGHFAAPMWAPILNNIVVIATCGVFILCYGGQKELTPENITGAQVALIGGGTLLGIVVQALGLLPALRKVGFRWRWSWDPRSLGLREIGQLAGWMLVYAGANQLAVFLVVRILSDVTGSADSASILAFNYVFLLTMMAHGIVGVSVMTALLPKMSAAAAEGRFGEVSADLTRGIKLTSAALAPIVVVYAVLSAPIAVFLFQGGRFSNANALATGTVLAVAAFAVIPLSISYLCTYAFYALQGNKTVALINVAVVAVRIGAYFTLAAVLKESLLAAGMTAGNAISYLLSALISLTVLRRRIGRLNLGTVLSSLIRVAVAAGIAAALGLLVLRLLPGDGEPAGRIEALVQLVPTGAVILIGYLVAATLLRVQEVSQVVGMVRRKIGR
- the sigM gene encoding RNA polymerase sigma factor SigM encodes the protein MAGVASRDAPPGGTGPGDTAPSDAELVRAHVAGDPEAFGELVRRHRDRLWAVALRTIGDREEAADAVQDALLSAHRAAARFRGDSAVTTWLHRIVVNACLDRIRRRQAHPTVPLPDGDRTAGRPAAPEPAAPAPDHDTVLLVRAALAALPVDQRAAIVLVDVQGYGVAEAAEMLGIAEGTVKSRCARGRARMALALHDVRGAAPAPGDPPHDGNRTGRRNVPSRSDAVTPLPTGRERRDQR